One genomic segment of Paenibacillus xylanexedens includes these proteins:
- a CDS encoding rhodanese-related sulfurtransferase: protein MCNSAYRVLLYYKFVKIEDPETFTQEHLQYCKDLGVKGRILIASEGINGTVSGTPEQTEQYMKDMLANPLFSDMVFKIDDVEEHAFKKIFVRHKAELVTFRVEDELDPNVTSGKRLSPKEFHEHLQRDDVIVIDGRNDYEYEIGHFRGAIRPDVESFREFPEWIRENLGDMKDKTIITYCTGGIRCEKLTGFMINEGFQDVAQLDGGIVTYGKDPEVQGHLFDGKCYVFDERISVPINRTDEDIVIASCYHCGTTHDRYINCPTCNLQHVSCEDCEETHNRFCSDACREAAPVHA, encoded by the coding sequence ATGTGTAACAGCGCGTACCGCGTGCTTTTATATTATAAGTTCGTGAAGATTGAAGACCCTGAGACGTTTACACAAGAGCATCTGCAATACTGTAAGGACCTGGGTGTGAAAGGCCGTATTCTGATCGCATCCGAAGGCATTAACGGTACGGTATCCGGAACGCCAGAACAGACGGAACAGTACATGAAAGATATGCTGGCTAATCCGCTGTTCAGCGACATGGTGTTCAAGATTGATGATGTCGAGGAGCATGCGTTCAAAAAAATCTTTGTTCGTCACAAAGCAGAGCTGGTAACCTTCCGTGTGGAAGATGAACTTGACCCAAATGTGACTAGCGGCAAACGCCTTTCGCCGAAAGAGTTCCATGAACATCTGCAACGTGATGACGTTATCGTTATCGATGGTCGCAATGATTATGAATACGAAATTGGTCACTTCCGCGGGGCTATTCGTCCAGATGTTGAGTCGTTCCGTGAGTTTCCGGAGTGGATCCGCGAGAACCTGGGTGACATGAAGGACAAAACGATTATTACCTACTGCACTGGCGGTATTCGCTGCGAGAAGCTGACCGGGTTCATGATCAATGAAGGATTCCAGGACGTGGCTCAATTGGACGGCGGTATTGTCACGTACGGTAAAGATCCTGAAGTACAAGGCCATCTGTTTGATGGCAAGTGTTACGTGTTTGATGAGCGAATCTCTGTGCCGATTAACCGGACAGACGAGGATATTGTCATTGCCAGCTGTTATCACTGTGGAACGACACATGACCGATATATTAATTGTCCAACCTGCAACCTGCAGCACGTAAGCTGTGAGGATTGCGAAGAGACGCATAACCGCTTTTGCTCGGATGCCTGCCGGGAGGCAGCACCGGTACACGCATAA
- a CDS encoding Rpn family recombination-promoting nuclease/putative transposase — protein MMHEPEPALKKAMNLLKELSEDEEFRQQYEARQKFLRDQVSMMEGAREEGLKKGIEEGIKEGEAESKRKIAMNMLNLGLDRETIVKATGLTSAEVKAIQQEK, from the coding sequence ATGATGCACGAACCCGAACCGGCTTTGAAAAAGGCCATGAATCTATTGAAGGAACTGAGCGAGGATGAAGAGTTCCGCCAACAATATGAAGCACGTCAAAAGTTTTTACGGGATCAAGTATCCATGATGGAAGGCGCACGAGAAGAGGGTCTCAAGAAAGGTATCGAGGAAGGAATCAAAGAAGGTGAAGCTGAGAGCAAGCGGAAAATCGCAATGAATATGCTCAATTTAGGTCTTGATCGAGAGACCATTGTCAAAGCGACGGGACTAACCTCTGCTGAAGTGAAAGCAATCCAGCAAGAAAAATAA
- a CDS encoding helix-turn-helix transcriptional regulator has protein sequence MLIVKREEERTTRERILFMLKQQGTLTAREMTADLGLTGMAIRRHLTALEQDGWIEVREARATAGRPSSVYQLTVRGDSFFPKSYSSLTLELLEELSDSAGSGVVDALFESRRDKLLRSGLPQMEGQDLAGRVEELARIQNANGYMADASREEDGTYVITEMNCPIVQVASVYKQACRCELELFRSLLQAEVERTECYADGGKRCKYEIREASGN, from the coding sequence GTGCTGATCGTGAAGCGCGAAGAGGAACGAACGACGCGTGAACGGATTTTGTTCATGCTGAAGCAGCAAGGTACATTGACCGCGAGGGAAATGACAGCTGATCTGGGTCTGACCGGCATGGCCATTCGCCGTCATCTGACGGCACTGGAGCAGGACGGCTGGATCGAGGTTCGGGAGGCCCGGGCTACGGCCGGACGTCCGTCCTCGGTGTACCAATTGACGGTACGCGGGGACAGCTTTTTTCCAAAATCCTATTCCTCCCTTACGCTGGAACTTCTTGAAGAATTGTCTGACTCTGCCGGTAGCGGTGTGGTGGATGCATTGTTCGAGAGTCGCCGGGACAAACTGCTTCGTAGCGGATTGCCACAGATGGAGGGCCAGGATCTGGCCGGACGGGTGGAGGAACTCGCCCGAATCCAGAATGCCAACGGATATATGGCGGATGCGTCCAGAGAAGAAGATGGAACCTACGTTATTACGGAAATGAACTGCCCGATTGTACAAGTTGCGAGTGTCTACAAGCAGGCTTGCCGCTGTGAACTGGAACTGTTTCGCTCGCTACTTCAAGCTGAGGTGGAGCGTACCGAATGTTACGCCGATGGCGGCAAAAGGTGCAAGTATGAGATTCGCGAAGCGTCGGGAAATTAA
- a CDS encoding sensor histidine kinase translates to MRVSIKLKFSVFLAALLILTVVVLSTLVLRGIERNQQSQIEGILSQQTRLVNLNVRQSYYTESVHLEQDVFLQQNGRRLAQELANSTGLPIALYDMKGQQVGSSISSGESAIVQDTLNYALQNKIAYHEQGDTLLYAAPLDGPDGQMGAVWMQYPVQSYHEFYTRILQLFTWAGITVVALSFILGYLFYNRFAVAITRLKRSADSIREGNYITESPLKRKDELGELGQGIYYMSTSIQQNITAMHAEQQKLQLAIEKLQALEQQQKQYIGNISHEFKTPLTSIKAYVELLDMYKDDPQLLDDATSNIGKETERLYEMVEKVLHLSALEKYDFENQAEDVEVSALLEDACGRMRGKAEKFGLNMELDLEPAVIRSDRESLMHIFINMLDNAIKYNVPDGVIRVKSELRMQERQAIIRIYNSGTPIPAEAREKIFEPFYTVNKDRARKTGGTGLGLSLVKQFVEKQGGTITLLLSNPGDSEDREGVTFQLVFPLSDASLQVRNKSE, encoded by the coding sequence ATGAGAGTCAGCATCAAGCTGAAGTTCAGTGTTTTTCTGGCAGCATTGCTTATCCTTACCGTGGTTGTGCTTAGTACACTGGTTCTGCGCGGTATTGAACGCAATCAGCAGTCACAGATTGAAGGTATTTTATCACAGCAGACACGGCTGGTGAATCTGAATGTGCGACAGTCCTATTATACGGAGTCCGTTCATCTCGAACAGGACGTTTTTTTACAACAAAACGGCCGCAGGCTTGCACAGGAACTGGCCAACTCTACCGGATTGCCAATTGCTCTCTATGATATGAAGGGCCAGCAGGTTGGCTCATCGATCAGCTCTGGGGAGAGTGCGATTGTTCAGGATACGCTCAACTATGCACTGCAAAATAAAATTGCCTATCATGAACAAGGGGATACCTTGCTCTACGCCGCACCACTGGACGGTCCGGATGGACAGATGGGTGCTGTATGGATGCAATATCCGGTCCAAAGCTACCATGAATTCTATACTCGCATCCTTCAACTGTTCACATGGGCAGGAATTACCGTTGTTGCGTTGAGCTTCATATTAGGTTATCTGTTCTACAATCGGTTTGCCGTTGCGATTACCCGACTGAAGAGGTCCGCAGATTCCATTCGCGAAGGGAATTACATTACGGAGTCTCCTTTAAAGCGCAAGGATGAGTTGGGGGAGCTGGGGCAGGGCATTTATTATATGAGTACATCCATTCAGCAAAATATCACAGCCATGCATGCGGAGCAGCAGAAGCTGCAACTGGCGATTGAGAAACTTCAGGCGCTGGAACAGCAGCAGAAACAATATATCGGTAACATCAGCCATGAATTCAAGACACCACTGACATCGATCAAAGCTTATGTGGAGCTGCTCGACATGTATAAGGATGATCCGCAACTGCTTGATGATGCCACGAGTAACATTGGCAAAGAAACGGAGCGGCTGTACGAGATGGTCGAGAAAGTCTTACATTTATCTGCTCTGGAGAAGTATGACTTCGAGAACCAGGCCGAAGATGTAGAGGTCAGCGCTCTGCTGGAGGATGCCTGTGGCCGGATGCGGGGGAAAGCCGAGAAATTTGGGCTGAACATGGAACTGGATCTTGAACCGGCGGTGATCCGCAGCGATCGGGAGAGTCTTATGCATATTTTCATCAACATGCTGGATAATGCCATCAAATATAACGTTCCGGATGGTGTGATCCGGGTGAAGAGTGAACTGCGGATGCAGGAGCGTCAAGCGATCATTCGCATCTATAACTCGGGTACGCCGATTCCGGCAGAGGCGCGGGAGAAGATTTTTGAACCCTTTTACACCGTGAACAAAGACAGAGCCAGAAAAACCGGCGGAACCGGACTGGGGCTATCTCTCGTGAAGCAGTTTGTTGAAAAACAGGGCGGTACAATCACCTTGTTACTAAGCAATCCGGGCGATTCAGAGGATAGGGAAGGTGTGACATTCCAACTCGTATTTCCTTTGTCTGATGCAAGTTTACAAGTTCGAAACAAGTCTGAATAA
- a CDS encoding response regulator transcription factor, translated as MNKKVLVVDDESSIVSAIAYALRREGYEVDTASDGEEALVKVASFHPQVMILDVMMPRLDGYGVCRRLEDREDIGIILLTVKNDIVDKIVGLEMGADDYMTKPFEIRELLARVKALMRRVEKSSPPPDDSKNQAIVNGTLRIHVAHRTVTVNEEKLDLTPKEFDLLTILMSNPERVYTRDDLLDRVWGMEYAGGTRTVDIHIQRLRKKIGDTDQQKLQTVYGIGYKASAPETGGAI; from the coding sequence ATGAATAAAAAAGTGCTCGTGGTAGATGACGAATCAAGCATCGTCAGTGCCATTGCTTACGCGCTGCGGCGCGAAGGATATGAAGTAGATACTGCGAGTGACGGCGAAGAGGCCTTGGTTAAGGTCGCATCGTTTCACCCGCAGGTCATGATTCTGGACGTGATGATGCCCAGGCTTGATGGATACGGTGTATGCCGCAGGCTGGAGGACCGCGAGGATATCGGCATTATTTTGCTGACTGTCAAAAATGATATCGTGGACAAAATCGTTGGCCTGGAAATGGGTGCCGATGATTACATGACCAAACCGTTCGAGATCCGCGAACTGCTCGCAAGGGTAAAAGCATTGATGCGCCGTGTCGAGAAAAGCAGTCCACCACCTGACGATTCGAAGAATCAGGCCATCGTGAATGGCACACTGCGTATTCATGTTGCTCACCGCACGGTGACCGTGAATGAGGAGAAACTGGATCTGACACCAAAAGAGTTCGACCTGCTGACCATTCTCATGTCCAATCCCGAGCGTGTGTACACACGAGACGATCTGCTGGATCGGGTGTGGGGTATGGAATATGCAGGTGGCACACGGACCGTGGACATTCATATTCAGCGTTTGCGCAAAAAAATCGGAGATACGGATCAGCAGAAATTGCAGACCGTATACGGGATTGGTTACAAAGCATCTGCACCTGAAACAGGCGGGGCCATATGA
- a CDS encoding Rpn family recombination-promoting nuclease/putative transposase: MTELLDPRVDFVFKRIFGSEQNKDVLLAFLNSTFIETGESPLTEITVVNTYTDKDSPEDKQSILDIKAKTLEGKLINIEMQLFNPYNMEKRTLFYWSEMYFHQIKKGENYSLLKKCVTINILNYSCLDNERYHNVFHLREDHTGIGLTDDIEIHVMELTKLDEYSVPMEKGGLVNWLLFLKGIDTSNWEVLAMNEPMLKKAMDTLEFLSQDASTRMAYDARMKALSDEKSMIEGARAEGAAEGKREMARELLTLGVDLSAIVKASGLSEDEIKKLLPKQ, from the coding sequence GTGACGGAATTACTCGATCCACGAGTAGATTTTGTGTTCAAACGCATTTTTGGAAGTGAGCAAAACAAAGATGTTTTGTTAGCTTTTCTGAACAGCACGTTTATAGAGACCGGCGAATCTCCTCTTACGGAGATCACTGTGGTTAACACGTATACAGATAAGGATAGTCCAGAGGATAAACAATCCATTCTGGATATTAAAGCAAAGACGTTAGAAGGCAAACTAATTAACATTGAAATGCAGCTGTTTAACCCGTATAACATGGAGAAAAGGACGTTGTTTTATTGGAGTGAGATGTACTTTCATCAGATAAAAAAGGGTGAAAACTATAGTCTACTCAAAAAATGCGTGACTATTAATATACTCAACTACTCCTGTCTGGATAATGAGCGATATCACAATGTTTTTCATTTACGAGAAGATCATACAGGTATTGGTTTGACGGATGATATCGAAATACATGTGATGGAACTAACCAAATTGGATGAGTATTCTGTTCCGATGGAAAAAGGCGGACTCGTAAATTGGTTATTATTCCTTAAAGGAATAGATACATCAAACTGGGAGGTGCTGGCCATGAATGAACCGATGTTGAAAAAGGCGATGGATACGCTGGAATTTCTGAGTCAGGATGCGTCCACCAGAATGGCCTACGATGCTCGAATGAAAGCATTGAGTGACGAAAAATCAATGATTGAAGGCGCACGAGCTGAAGGAGCGGCTGAAGGCAAGAGAGAAATGGCTCGTGAGTTACTCACACTTGGCGTAGATCTCTCAGCTATAGTTAAAGCATCTGGACTCTCTGAAGATGAAATTAAGAAGTTATTGCCTAAACAGTAA